One genomic segment of Ricinus communis isolate WT05 ecotype wild-type chromosome 5, ASM1957865v1, whole genome shotgun sequence includes these proteins:
- the LOC8286430 gene encoding non-specific lipid transfer protein GPI-anchored 15: protein MVSSMRACFAAVLVFLLASNGFLSDVDAAGECGKTPIRSAAASLSPCLTAVGNVRASVPPACCSKVGALIKTAPKCLCAVLLSPLAMQAGIKPGIAITIPKRCNIKNRPVGKKCGRYTVP from the exons ATGGTGTCTAGCATGAGAGCTTGTTTTGCTGCTGTTTTGGTCTTTTTATTAGCTTCAAATGGTTTCTTGAGTGATGTGGATGCCGCTGGTGAGTGTGGGAAGACGCCGATAAGGTCTGCTGCAGCTAGCTTGAGCCCTTGTCTGACCGCGGTGGGGAATGTTAGAGCTAGTGTACCTCCAGCTTGCTGCTCAAAAGTCGGTGCTCTAATCAAAACTGCTCCAAAATGTCTCTGTGCTGTTCTGCTGTCACCTTTGGCTATGCAAGCTGGAATCAAGCCAGGGATTGCTATCACAATTCCAAAACGATGCAACATCAAGAATAGACCTGTTGGAAAGAAGTGTGGAA GATACACGGTCCCATGA
- the LOC8286428 gene encoding glutamate decarboxylase 4, whose product MVLSKIASQSDVSVHSTFASRYVRESLPRYKMPENSIPKEAAFQIINDELMLDGKPRLNLASFVTTWMEPECDKLIMDAMNKNYVDMDEYPVTTELQNRCVNMIAHLFNAPLGDSEAAVGVGTVGSSEAIMLAGLAFKRKWQNKRKAEGKPYDKPNIVTGANVQVCWEKFARYFEVELKEVKLKEGYYVMDPVQAAEMVDENTICVAAILGSTLNGEFEDVKLLNDLLVEKNKVTGWDTPIHVDAASGGFIAPFLWPELEWDFRLPLVKSINVSGHKYGLVYAGIGWVIWRSKEDLPEELIFHINYLGADQPTFTLNFSKGSSQIIAQYYQLIRLGYEGYRNVMENCHQNAMVLKEGLEKTGRFNIVSKDIGVPLVAFSLKDNSRHNEFEIAETLRRFGWIVPAYTMPADAQHITVLRVVIREDFSRTLAERLVLDITKVLHELDQLPAKISAKVSVSTAAEQNGKNGAVVVKKTAIETQREITTYWKNFVIAKKSNKNTIC is encoded by the exons ATGGTGCTGTCAAAAATAGCTTCACAGTCTGATGTATCAGTTCACTCCACCTTTGCCTCTCGCTATGTTCGAGAGTCACTTCCAAG GTACAAGATGCCGGAGAACTCGATACCGAAGGAGGCAGCATTCCAGATTATAAACGATGAGCTGATGCTTGATGGGAAACCGAGGTTGAACTTGGCATCATTCGTGACAACTTGGATGGAGCCTGAATGTGATAAGCTTATTATGGACGCCATGAACAAAAACTATGTTGACATGGATGAGTACCCCGTCACCACTGAGCTTCAG AACCGGTGCGTGAACATGATAGCACATCTGTTCAATGCTCCACTGGGAGACTCTGAGGCTGCTGTCGGGGTAGGAACCGTAGGATCATCAGAGGCCATAATGTTGGCTGGTCTTGCCTTCAAGAGAAAGTGGCAAAACAAGCGTAAGGCTGAAGGAAAACCTTATGACAAGCCCAACATTGTAACTGGTGCCAATGTTCAG GTGTGCTGGGAGAAATTTGCAAGGTACTTTGAGGTAGAACTGAAGGAAGTGAAGCTAAAGGAAGGGTACTATGTAATGGACCCAGTACAAGCTGCTGAAATGGTGGATGAAAACACTATTTGCGTAGCTGCCATTTTGGGTTCTACCCTTAATGGAGAATTTGAAGATGTCAAGCTTTTGAATGATTTGTTGGTCGAGAAGAATAAAGTCACCGG GTGGGATACTCCAATTCATGTTGATGCAGCTAGTGGTGGATTTATTGCACCATTCTTGTGGCCAGAGCTTGAATGGGACTTCAGGCTTCCATTGGTCAAAAGTATTAATGTTAGTGGCCACAAATATGGCCTTGTCTATGCCGGTATTGGTTGGGTTATTTGGAGGAGCAAAGAGGACTTGCCTGAAGAACTCATTTTCCACATTAATTACCTCGGAGCTGATCAACCCACTTTCACTCTCAATTTCTCCAAGG GTTCTAGTCAAATCATTGCTCAATACTATCAATTGATCCGTCTTGGCTACGAG GGATACCGAAACGTAATGGAGAATTGCCACCAAAACGCTATGGTCCTGAAAGAAGGACTTGAAAAAACAGGAAGGTTCAACATTGTGTCGAAGGACATTGGAGTTCCACTGGTGGCATTTTCGCTCAAGGACAACAGCCGACACAATGAATTTGAGATAGCCGAAACGCTACGTCGTTTCGGATGGATTGTTCCCGCCTACACGATGCCCGCGGATGCTCAGCATATCACCGTGCTTCGCGTTGTGATTAGAGAAGATTTCTCGCGCACTCTCGCCGAGCGCCTTGTGCTTGACATTACAAAAGTCCTGCACGAGCTTGATCAACTGCCTGCCAAAATCAGCGCCAAAGTGTCAGTCAGTACTGCCGCTGAACAGAATGGGAAGAATGGCGCAGTCGTAGTGAAGAAAACTGCAATTGAAACACAGAGAGAAATCACTACTTACTGGAAAAATTTCGTCATCGCCAAGAAATCTAACAAGAATACTATTTGTTAA